One genomic segment of Natrononativus amylolyticus includes these proteins:
- the acs gene encoding acetate--CoA ligase: MTDSSEESVELEARLEEQGSFDPPESFVEQANVADPGIYEEFEENWPECWEGAADLLSWDREYETVLEDDDAPFYKWFTGGELNASANCLDRHVENGAKNRAAIKWEGELGETRTYTYGDLLNEVEAFAAALRDLGVGEDDVVTLYLPMIPELPVAMLACARIGAPHSVVFAGFSADALATRMNAADSEYLVTCDGYYRRGDALNHKEKADKGVRGVDHDVTSVVVDRLGDELKHFLGDSAHDYGELVEQHEGASVDPVSRDAEDMLFLMYTSGTTGQPKGVKHTTGGYLAYAAWTSHAVLDVKPEDTYWCAADIGWITGHSYIVYGPLALGTTTMMYEGTPDYPDRDRLWELVEKNDVDIFYTAPTAIRAFMKWGSQYPEKHDLSSLRLLGTVGEPINPRAWKWYYTHIGGDECPIVDTWWQTETGGMMITTLPGIGTMKPGSAGPPLPGIDARIVDAAGENVEAGDAGYLTVQKPWPGMLRTLYQNDERFLSEYWQEYSDEETDEWVYFPEDGAKIDDDGYITILGRVDDVINVSGHRLGTMEIESAIVGTEGVAEAAVVGGDHDLKGEAVYAYVILEDGQDPTDAMSDRIVEEVEDAIGPIARPEEVIFTPELPKTRSGKIMRRLLEDIASGNELGNTSTLRNPEVVDEIAAQVESD, from the coding sequence ATGACAGACAGTTCCGAGGAGAGCGTCGAACTGGAGGCACGACTGGAAGAACAGGGGTCGTTCGACCCCCCGGAGTCGTTCGTCGAGCAGGCGAACGTCGCCGATCCGGGGATCTACGAGGAGTTCGAGGAGAACTGGCCGGAGTGCTGGGAGGGGGCCGCCGACCTGCTCTCCTGGGATCGTGAGTACGAGACGGTGCTCGAGGACGACGACGCGCCGTTCTACAAGTGGTTCACCGGCGGTGAGCTGAACGCTTCAGCGAACTGTCTCGACCGCCACGTCGAGAACGGGGCGAAGAATCGCGCGGCGATCAAGTGGGAGGGCGAACTCGGCGAGACGCGCACCTACACCTACGGCGACCTGTTGAACGAAGTCGAGGCGTTCGCCGCCGCGCTGCGCGACCTGGGCGTCGGCGAGGACGACGTCGTGACGCTGTACCTGCCGATGATCCCCGAGTTACCGGTCGCGATGCTCGCCTGCGCTCGGATCGGCGCCCCTCACTCGGTGGTATTCGCGGGCTTTTCGGCGGATGCGCTGGCGACGCGGATGAACGCCGCCGACAGCGAGTATCTGGTGACCTGCGACGGCTACTACCGCCGCGGCGACGCGCTGAACCACAAGGAGAAAGCCGACAAGGGGGTTCGAGGCGTCGACCACGACGTCACCTCAGTCGTCGTCGATCGGCTGGGCGACGAGCTGAAACACTTCCTCGGGGATAGTGCCCACGACTACGGCGAGCTGGTCGAGCAACACGAGGGGGCGTCGGTCGACCCCGTCTCCCGGGACGCCGAGGACATGCTGTTCCTGATGTACACTTCGGGCACCACGGGCCAGCCGAAGGGGGTCAAACACACGACCGGCGGCTACCTCGCCTACGCCGCCTGGACCTCACACGCGGTGCTGGACGTCAAGCCCGAGGACACCTACTGGTGTGCGGCCGACATCGGCTGGATCACCGGTCATTCCTACATCGTCTACGGTCCCCTCGCCCTCGGCACCACCACGATGATGTACGAGGGGACGCCCGACTATCCCGACCGCGACCGCCTCTGGGAGCTCGTCGAGAAGAACGACGTGGACATCTTCTACACCGCGCCGACGGCGATCCGCGCGTTCATGAAGTGGGGCAGTCAGTACCCCGAGAAACACGACCTGTCCTCGCTCAGACTGCTCGGCACCGTCGGCGAGCCGATCAACCCCCGCGCTTGGAAGTGGTACTACACTCATATCGGCGGCGATGAGTGCCCGATCGTCGACACCTGGTGGCAGACCGAAACCGGCGGCATGATGATCACCACCCTCCCCGGCATCGGCACCATGAAACCCGGTTCCGCCGGTCCCCCATTACCCGGCATCGACGCCCGGATCGTCGACGCCGCCGGCGAGAACGTCGAGGCCGGAGACGCCGGATATCTCACGGTACAGAAACCGTGGCCGGGAATGCTGCGGACCCTCTATCAGAACGACGAGCGGTTCCTCTCTGAGTACTGGCAGGAGTACTCCGACGAGGAGACCGACGAGTGGGTCTACTTCCCCGAAGACGGCGCGAAGATCGACGACGACGGCTACATCACCATCCTCGGGCGCGTCGACGACGTCATCAACGTCTCCGGCCATCGGTTGGGGACCATGGAGATCGAAAGCGCCATCGTCGGCACCGAAGGCGTCGCCGAGGCCGCCGTCGTCGGCGGCGACCACGACCTCAAGGGCGAGGCCGTCTACGCCTACGTGATCCTCGAGGACGGTCAGGACCCCACCGACGCCATGTCCGACCGGATCGTCGAGGAGGTCGAAGACGCCATCGGCCCGATCGCCCGCCCCGAGGAGGTGATCTTCACGCCCGAACTCCCCAAGACTCGCTCCGGAAAGATCATGCGACGGCTCCTCGAGGACATCGCCTCCGGAAACGAACTGGGGAACACGTCGACGCTGCGAAACCCCGAGGTCGTCGACGAGATCGCCGCACAGGTAGAGAGCGACTGA
- a CDS encoding DUF4212 domain-containing protein, with protein sequence MTDNTIHDSESDVETDGGVQTEAYLEEEINIFRPATPFMRDHLRVIWLAFFAWILVVFGPVTLALANPSLVTETTVLGGYPLHFFLTAIITPLGALLLSVGYAIQRDRLDDRYGIAHDEAAESESTVAADGGDR encoded by the coding sequence ATGACAGATAATACTATACACGATTCGGAGTCCGACGTCGAAACCGACGGCGGCGTACAGACCGAGGCCTACCTCGAGGAGGAGATCAACATCTTCAGACCCGCGACGCCGTTCATGCGGGATCACCTGCGGGTGATCTGGCTCGCCTTTTTCGCCTGGATTCTCGTCGTCTTCGGCCCGGTCACGCTGGCGCTGGCCAACCCAAGCCTCGTGACGGAGACGACGGTTCTCGGGGGCTACCCGCTACACTTCTTCCTGACCGCGATCATCACGCCGCTTGGCGCGCTGTTGCTGTCGGTCGGCTACGCGATACAGCGCGACCGCCTGGACGACAGGTACGGCATCGCTCACGACGAGGCGGCCGAGTCCGAGAGCACCGTCGCCGCGGACGGGGGTGACCGATGA